The nucleotide sequence GAGCGGCTGGTGAGCATGGGCCGGGTGGTGGCCAGCATCGCCCACGAGATACGCAACCCGCTGGGCATTATCCGGTCAAGCGCGGAGCTGCTGCAGCGCCGTACGGACAAGGCCGACGCAAGCACCCGGCGTATTCTCGGGGCCATTTACGACGAGGCCGTGCGCCTGTCGCAAACAGTAAATGATTTTTTGGACTACGCCCGGCCTCGCCAGCCCAAGCAGGATGTGGTAGACCTTAATCTGGTGCTTGATCAGGTGCTGGCCTTTCTTGAAGGAGAGATGGGGCGTTGCGGCGTTGCGCTTGAGCGGCAGTGCGAGGAAGGACTTTTTTCGTCCGGCGACAAGGATTTGCTGTATCGGGCATTTTACAATATTCTTGTCAACGGCCAGCAGGCGATGGAAGGACCGGGCATCATGCGTATTACAGGACGCAATGACGACGGTGGCAGCGTTTGCATTGAATTTCTCGATTCCGGCCCCGGCTTTGACCCCACCACGCTGCCCAACCTGCTGGACCCATTTTTTACGACCAAGGATGGCGGCACAGGGCTAGGTTTGCCCATTGTGCAGTCGATCATCTCAAGCCATGGCGGCACTATTCAGCTTGAAAACGGCCCCAATGGCGGGGCGCTGGTAAGGGTTCTGCTGCCCAGAGCTCCAGCTGGCGCATAGGAATACATAATGAGTGAGAAAGCGCATCTTCTGGTTGTTGACGACGAAAAAAACTATCTGCTGGTATTGCAGACCCTGCTCGAAGACGAGGGGTATGTTGTTACTGCCATCAGTGACCCTGAAACCGCGCTCGCTTTTCTGGATGAAAGCGAAGTGGACGTCATTGTGACAGACATGAAAATGCCCAAGGTCACAGGGCGCGAGGTGCTTGAAAGGGTCAAGAAAAACTGGCCATATATCCCCGTGCTGATAATGACGGCCTTTGGCTCCATTGAAAGCGCCGTTAAAGTCATGAAGTACGGCGCGTTTGATTACATCACCAAGCCGTTTTCCAACGACGAGCTGCTGCTCTCGATCCACAATGCCGTGGAGCTGTCGCGGGCCCACCGTCAGTACAGGCTGCTGCAAGAGGTCATGGAAGACCGCTACGGCGTGCACAAAATCGTGGGCCGCAGCAAGGCCATACGTGACGTGCTGCTCATGGTCCAGCGCGCTGCTCCCAGCCGCTCAACAGTGCTGATCACAGGCGAATCAGGCACCGGCAAAGAGCTGGTGGCCCGTGCCATCCACTATACAAGCCCCCGCAAAGACAAACCCTTTGTGTCGGTCAACTGCATGGCGCTGAACCCCGGCGTGCTTGAGAGCGAGCTTTTTGGTCACGAAAAGGGGTCGTTTACCGGTGCTGTGGCCATGCGACGCGGCCGGTTTGAACAGGCCGACGGCGGTACGCTGTTTTTGGATGAGATAGCCGAGCTTACGCCTGATCTGCAAGTCAAGCTGCTGCGTGTGCTGCAGGAAAGGCGTTTTGAACGCGTTGGCGGCGGCGAAGAAATTGAGGTGGACATCCGCGTTGTGGCGGCCACCAACAAAGACCTTGCCGCCCTGGTTGAGAAGGGCGTGTTTCGCGACGACCTCTATTATCGCCTCAACGTGGTGCAGGTTCCCCTGCCGCCCCTGCGCGAACGGCGCGAAGACATTCCCCTGCTGGTGGCGCATTTTGTGGAAAAGGTCTGCACCGATAACTCCATGCCGCCCAAAACCTTCAGCACCGAAGCGTTGAACTACCTTACGGGCTATGAGTGGCCGGGCAACATCCGCCAGCTTGAAAACGTGGTGGAGAGTTGCCTTGTGCTCGTCCCCAGCACCGTCATCGACGTGGATAATCTGCCTGCGGAAATCCGCGATGAAGAGTCGCAGTTTAAAAGCGCCGTTGACCTGCTGCCCGTGCAGCTTGATCTGGCTGACACGCTGGAAAAAATAGAGGCCGCACTCATCAGGCGGGCCCTCGTGCGGGCAGAGCTTGTGCAGGTTAAGGCTGCGGAATACCTTGGTATTTCAAAAAGTTTGCTGCAGTACAAACTCAAAAAATATGGCATAACAGGGCATTAAGCCCCCCAAAACAACACTGCAGGTTAAAGCGCCCTGACTTTGGTCACGGCGCTTTTTTTGAAACTTTTTTTAGCAGCGTTACGGTAAAAAAATATTGCAATGCCAAATTGATGGGCTGCGTAGTGTGCTGATAACCCCTCGCGACGAGTTGCAAAATTGCGTCAGGGGTCTTTACAGATTATGTATCTTTTTATAGTTTGAGCAAACAGTCAAGTGCCTGATCGCCGCTTGATTTAACGGGTTTACCCGGTAATTGCCCACAGATATTTTGCATGGTATCACTTCTTGAAATGTTATACTATTGACAGAGCGAGTGATCAAACAGGCTGTGATTACTGGGTCTCCGGCAGTAGAGACGCATGGGCCTGCGAGCCTGCAGGGTATGCGGCAATGCGCCCCACTGAAGTTCGCACAGGGCCCCACATAAAAAAGGGCCGCGCTTGCGAGCGCGACCCTGTGCGGGAATTTTTAAGGGTGGTCTGGCGGTTAGCCTTGGCGTTTGGCCAGACGCTTCCGGAGGTTTTCCGCCACCTGGCTGGGCTCCAGATGCACGCGGGCGATGCCGCTGTCCATTGCGGCCTTGGCGGTGGCGGCCGCGACCAGCGGGGCCACGTCGGGGTTCAGTGTAGAGGGTATGATCATGCTGGGGCTGAGCTCTTCAGGCTTGACAAGCTCGGCCAGCGCCTTGGCGGCGGCAATTTTCATGGTGTCGTTGATGTCTGTGGCGCGCACGTCGATGGCGCCCCGGAAGATGCCGGGGAAGGCGAGCACGTTGTTGATCTGGTTGGGGCAGTCGGAGCGGCCGGTGGCCACCACCTTTGCTCCGCCGTCAAAAGCGCGCTGCAGAGGCCAGATTTCTGGGATAGGATTGGCTTGGGCAAAGACAATGGGGTCTTTGGCCATGCTGCGGATCATGTCTTCGTTGAGCGAGTTGGGTGCGGAGACGCCGATAAACACATCGGCTCCCTTGATGGCTTCGGCCAGACCGCCCTTGACCCTGCCGGGGTTGGTGTGTTTGGCGATTTCGTCCTTGTAGGGATTCATGCCTTCGGGGCGGCCTTCCCAGATAGCGCCCTTGGTGTCGCACATGATGACGTTTTTGAGTCCCACGGCCATGAGCAGCTTGATGATGGCAATGCCGGCAGCGCCAGCGCCGCTAGTGACGACGGTGACATCTTCAAGCTTTTTGCCGACAATTTTCAGGGCATTGATAAGCCCGGCCAGGGTGACGACCGCAGTGCCGTGCTGGTCGTCGTGAAAAATGGGGCCCTTGAACACGCCGTTTTTTTTCAGGGTGTCTTCAATGATAAAGCATTCAGGAGCTTTGATGTCTTCAAGGTTAACGCCGCCAAAGGTCGGAGCCATCAGTTCCACAAGCTCAACGATTTTGCCGGTGTCCCTGGTGTCTACGCAGATGGGGAAGGCGTCCACATCGCCAAAGGTTTTGAAGAGCAGCGATTTGCCTTCCATAACAGGCATTGCGGCGGCAGCGCCAATGTTGCCGAGACCAAGCACCGCGGTTCCGTTGGAGACAACGCAGACAAAGTTGGAGTGATTGGTATAGACGTCAAGCATCGCGGGATCTTTGTGGATTTCCATGCACGGCTCGGCAACGCCGGGCGAATACGCCAGAGTGAGGTCGTCGTTATCGCGCACAGGGGCTTTGACCCGAACCTCAATCTTACCCTGGTATTCCTTGTGCATAGCAAGGGCTTCTTCCCGCAGGTTCTTGATCCGTGACATCACTTGCTCCTTGATCTGTTTTTTCTGCCGTGGCAGTGGAATAAATGCGCGGTGCGGCGCTGGGCAGCCTCAGTTAAAAATTGGCGCAAAGCGTCAGGTGGCCGCCTGAGGCGGGCGGGACAAGGTCAAACTTGCCCGGATGCTGAACGCTCCACGCTTGCAGCCTTTTATAAGTCTACAGAAATTTGCGGCGTAAGGAAATATCTTATGAAAGTTATGTAAACGTTTTTGTGGGATAATTGACGTTGACCACATACATATAAGCTGTTCACGGTGATGCGTAATAACAGCAGAGCGCAAGGAGAAGCGAGTTTCACCATGAGTACCGAAAATTCAAAAAACAGTGATGCCGAGGCTCAGGGCGGGAGACGGCGTAGTATCCAGCGCCCGCGCGTGCATACGGAAGTGCTTAGCTGCCTGCTGGACGACATCCAGAACGGAGTCTATCCGGTAGGGCAAAAGCTGCCTTCCGAGCGCGAGCTTATGGATGAATTTGGCGTGGGGCGCCCTGCTGTGCGGGAGGCCCTTTCCGGGCTGGCAAGGATGGGCCTGATCGAAGTTTCACCCGGCATGCGCGCACGCGTGTGCAGACTTACCCTCAAGCCTCTGCTGCGCGAAATGCGCGCAACGCTCGAAATTTATTCCAGCTCGCCTGATGGCTGGCGGCAGTTGCACGATCTGCGGCTGTTTTTTGAAACAGCCGTAGTGCGCCGCATGGCCCTTGAGGCCACGGACGAGCAGTTGGCGCACATTGACGAGTTGCTGCAAAACCAGCGCAGACTGCTGGACGCTACAGAAATACGCGCCTTTGCGGAAGCCGACATTGATTTTCACCGGTATCTTGTGGAATGCATGGGCAACAATTTTCTCGGCCTTTTGGCAGAGGGCTTTGCTGGCTGGCTGATCACGCCCTTGTACGCCTCGCTGCAGGTGCGCAAGCAGAGCGAGCGCTCGTACCGCGCGCATGTCGGCGTGTACGAAGCGCTGAAAAAGCGCGACCCTGACCTGGCGGAAAAAGCCATGCGTGTCCACCTGGACGAGATGCGCGGCATTTATCAGGTGGATGTGATGGTGACCGACAACGCCCTGCAACACGGTGAGGCCCGGCAGCAGGACGACGCCAAGCAGTAGGCTCTGCAGAGATGGCCGCGCTCTGGGGGAGGCAAACCTTCTGGGCAGGCGGCAGGCTGTTTTCGGTTTGTGCAGGGCGCAGCAGCCCAAAACAAACCGCAAGACGCAAAAAACCGCAACGGGTTACCGTTGCGGTTTTTTGTGGGCCGGACACCCGGCAACGTCTGTTGCCGCTGCTTCCTTTCGGACCTGACGGGGTTGGCAGTGTTGCCGCCGTCCGGCTTGGCAATTGACTTACCCGCAAAGGGGGTGAACTGTCAATGGTCGGGGTGGCTTTTCACCTGCGGGTGCGTTTCGGCCAGCAGAGCGGAGGCGTTGCTCATGATATCCTGCATTTCGCCGTCGCTCAGCCTTCCCAGTTTTTGCAACCGTTGCAGTTCTTCCGCAGGGTCGTAAAGCGGCCAGTCTGTACCAAACAGGATGTGCTCGCGCGGAAAACTGTTAAAAAGTTTTTTTGCCAGCACGGGGGTGGCAAAGGGCGTGGTGCTTGAGGTGTCGAACCAGAGGTTTTCAAACCTGCCGCCCGATAGCGCTGTCAGGGCGTGCGCCCACATGTGGTAGCCGCCAAAGTGCGCCGCTATAACCCTGATGCCCGGAAACTGGCGCATTATGGCCGCCAGCTTGTAGGGGCAGGAGGGGTTTTTGTCGGGCAGGGTCTGGTCGCCAATGTGTATTTCAAACACAAAGTCTTTTTGCGCCGCCTCAAAAATGGGCAAGAGGCGGGGGTCGTCAAGCCGGAAGCTTTGAAAGTCGGGGTGCAGCTTGATGCCGCGAATGCCCGCAGCCTTGATGCGCTCAAGCTCCGCCTCCCATTTTTCGTAACCCGGATGCACCGTGCCAAAGGCAATGACCTGGTCGGGATGTTCCCGTTGCAGGCTGATAGCGTAATTATTGGCCGGTATGACCTGGGCCGGGGCCGTGGCTGCACACAGCACCACGCATTTATCCAGCCCGGCCTTACGCTCCCTTTCAAGCAAATGGGCGATGGTGCCATCGCCCGTGCAGGTAAGACTATAAAAATTATTCAGGTGATCCACGGCCTTGTGTGCAATTTTGGGATGAAAGGCGTGGGTGTGTATGTCGATGTACATGGTAGAAGCCTATTTGACTCCATTTACCACATTGACCGGGGTGCCCGCCTGCCAGCGGCGGATGTTCTCTGCCATGAGGTCAATAATGTTCTGCCGGGCGCGGGTGGTGGCCCAGGCAATGTGTGGTGTAATGAGGGTGTTGGGGGCTGTGAACAGGGGGTTGTCGTCCTGCGGCGGTTCCTGCGCCAGCACGTCGGTGCCGAGGCCGCCCAGATGCCCGGACTTTAACGCTTCGGCCGCGGCTGCCTCATCCACCAGCGGCCCGCGCGAGGTGTTCAGCAATATTGCGCCCTTGCGCATGGCAGAAAGCGACTTGGCGTTGATGATGTTGCGCGTCTCCTTGGTAAGGGGGCAGTGCAGCGAAACAACGTCTGAGGCGCAAAGCAGGTGTTCAAGAGTGGCAAAAGCAAACGGGCTGTATGACGGCGGATCCTTGGGGGTGCGGCAGTATGCCAGCACGCTCATGCCAAAGGCGTGAGCCAGTTCGCCCATGCGGCGGCCAATGGAGCCAAAGCCGATGAGCCCCATGGTCAAACCTTCCAGGCACAGAGGCGGAATCTTCCAGTAGCACCAGCTTTTGCACTTTAGCCAGTCTCCGTTTTTAACGCTCTCCGAGTGCATGCTCGTATGACGGCACAGCTCAAGCAGCAAGGCCATGGCGTGCTGGGCCACATCGCTGACGCCGTAGGCAACCACATTGCAGACAGGAATGTTGCGGGTAGCGAGGGTATCTATGTCCACAATATTGTACCCCGTGGCCAGCACGCCAACCATGCGCACGGTGCTGTCAAGGTGCTCAAGGTTGGGGCCGTTCAGCGGGGTTTTGTTGACAAGCACCACGTCAGCATCGCGGGTACGGTCAGCGATCGCTTCTGTGGGGGTAGCATCATAAATGGACACATCACCAAGAGATGTGATGGGACTCCAGTCCACATCGCCGGGGTTGAGCACGGCGCCGTCAAGAATGGCTATTTTCATGCAAGTAACCTCTGTTGCCTGCACTGTATCCTGTGATGCCCATGCCCGCAAGATCCCGGCCTGCAGGTTCATCCGGCGTTGCTGTGCGTATTGTTGCACTTACGTGAAACTTGCGTGCTGCCTGCGCCTCATTGCGTGCCGCAAAAACGCATGCGACTTCCTGCCGATTTCGGCGGCGGTACGCTGCATACGCGCGCACGAGTGATGCGACCAAGGCCGCATTGACCAGCCGTGCTTAGGGGGCGTTGGCCCTGCCATGTCTAAGCAGAACAGGCATGGCGGCAATGGGTGCATGCCGTGCGCGCGTATGCAAAAAATCTTAGGCGCGGCAAGTGCGGGCCGTAAACGTGCTGCCTTGCCCCCGAGCGGCAATGAGGCGCAGGTAGACGCAAGGAGACGTAAGGCTGGCAATGGCAGTCGGGATGGCAGCTGTGGCGTCTGGAAACCTAGACCGGAAGGTCGCACAGAGCAGAGTGCGCGACAAAAGGGCGGCTGACCAGTAACGGGCGTGGCGCATGGGACGCTGCTGGCAAGGGGCAGCATGCCGGTGACCGCCGATAACAGCAAAAAAAAGAGCCGCCCGTAGGGCGGCTCTTCAAGCACTTGTCTCTAAAGACTAGTGGGCGATCACGCGGAAGTCATCGCGGCGGTTCTTGGACCACGAGGCTTCGCTGTTACCCTGCACGGCGGGGTTTTCCTTGCCGTAGCTGATCATTTCCAGCTGGCTGGGGTTCACGCCAAGCGTAACCATGTATTCGTAAGAAGCACGGGCGCGGCGTTCGCCGAGGGCGAGGTTGTATTCCTGGGTGCCGCGTTCGTCGCAGTTGCCTTCGATGCGCACGCGGATAGAGGAGTACTTCTTCAGCAGATCGGCCTTGGTCTTCAGCATTTCTTTGTATTCGGGCTTGATGTCGAATTTGTCGAAAGCGAAGTAGACGCGGGCGTCAGTGATCTGCTGGATGGCCGCACGCATTTCGGGGGTCAGGCCATCGTCATAGCCGGGTTCGCTGGTGGTTTTCTTAGCGCAGCCAAAGCCGGCGGCCAGGGCCATAACCAGAGCGAGAATAAGAGCATAGCGTTTCATTGTGTGTCCTCCTGAACAGCTCATTCTCCAAAAAAATTGATACCTTTCCTTTCTGCACACGCGAGGCCGTTTCGTCCTCGCATAACAGATGGTATCTGGCCCGCAATTTTTGTCAAGGCGTGGAAGGGGGTTTCGACGCACTTTCGTAAAATATTTTTTACCCATGCCATCCCGTAGGGGCGGGAAAATCGAGTAAAAACGCGGGTAAGAGGCCAATCTGTTAATTTCAAGCTATTTCTGCTGACCGGGCATCCCCCAGCGCGGGAAGTAGGCAGCGCCACCCCCGGTGGGAACCATTTTGGCGTCGCCGCCGTGACGGGTGGTCAGGAAAATACTGTGACCACTACGCGTCGAGGAAAACGCTATGAAGTAACTGTCGGCACAGAAAGCGGGCTGTTCATCGCTGCCGGGGCCGAAAGTGATCTGGCGTTCCATGCCGGTAAGCATATCCTGAACAAAAATGCGATGACCGTAATCGGTCATGCGGCTGAACACTACCAGGGTGCCGTCGGGCGACAGGTTGGCCTCGGTGTTGTACGTGCCGTTTTTGCTCACGCGCGTGACAGATCCGCTGCTCAGATCCTTAAGGAAAATCTGCGGACCACCCATGCGTGAAGAGGTAAATGCCATCTTGGTGCCGGTGCTGTCAAATGTTGGTGAAACGTTAATAGAATCACCCTGTTCCAGCACGCGTTCCTTCTGGAAAACATGGTTCAACTGAAAGATGACGGGGTACTTGCCGTTGGAGAGGGCCACCGCAACTTTGTTGTCGGGCATAAAGGCAGGGCCGATGACCACGTTGCCGGGAAAGCGGATGCGCTGCACCTTGCCGCTGGTGCGGTCCCAAACGCCGAGGGCGTGCGACTTTTCGTCAATATGGGTAAAGACCACAAAACGACCGTCGGGCGACCAGGCAGGCGACATGGATTCGCCGGGCATGTTGGTGATCTGGCGCAGGTCGCGTCCGGTGGGCTTTACAAGCCAGACGTTGGCGCTCATCTTGCCGGTCTTTTTTACAAAGGCAAGTGTCGAGCGGAAGAAAGACCCGTTGCCCGTCAGGGCTTCAAGCAGGTCGGCGCAGAACCTGTCCGCAACTTCCGGCAGGTCGTGCGCGGTTACCTTGGGGTATTCCTTGCCAAACAGACGGCCGCCGCTGTTGGTCTCAAAAGCGCGGATCTGCACCGGGCGGGTGCCGCTGTCGCCCTCTGGCCAGTTAGTGGTCACCACAATGTCCGAGCCAGCAAGCTGAAAGCGCTTGAAGTCAAGGGACGGCGGCTCGCACCCTGCCAGCACTACGCCGCCGAGCACCGCTCTGGGATCGGTAAGACGCATAAAGGGCAAAAAGCTCAGGTTTTGCTGCACAATCTTTTGCAGGTCAGCGCCCATGCCGCTTGCTTCGGCCTGGGGACCCTTGAGGGGAGCCGCCAAAGCAAGATTAACAATGTTTTGCCCCGGACCGTAAATGTCCACGCGCATGGCGGCCTGCGCCCCGCTTCCGAGAGCCAGCCAGAACCCCAGTGTCAGGAGAAGAAGCTGTTTTTTCATGGCGTACGTATTCCTTGTTCAAGCAGCGCGCCTCAGTGGCGCACCAGTATAAGGGTGATGTCCAGCGTTCCCCCCAAGTCGGCAGGCGGAGGGGGCACGCTGCCTGCTCGGCGTATGCCCCGCTGCACATATTTGTCAAGGAGCTTATCGCCTGTGGGCGTAACCACCTTGAAATCTGTTATATCTCCCTGAGGAGAAATTGTAAGCCTTACGACGGATTCATACCTGCCCGGCGCTGTTTCCGCAGGAATAATCATGCCGTCGCGTAGCAGGCGTGCAACCTCGCGGCGGTATTTGTTGCGGTCGGTTGCCTTGGTGCTCGCGCCCGGCGCAGCCACTTTACCCTGGGGCGCGGAAGCTGCCTCCGCCTTGGGCGCGGGCATAGGGCTTGTGCGCGGCGGCGGCGGGGAGATTTTTTGCGGCTGCGGTTCGACGGGCTCTCCGTAGCTCGGCAGAGTGTCGGCCTGCTGCGGCCTGACTGCGGCCTGCGGTTGTGCGGCGGTCGCGCCCTGCGCGCTTGGACCTGCCGGTTTTGCGCCAGCTTTGCCGTCGGCAGCTGATGGCTTGCTTTTGCCTATAAGCTGCGTGGCCGGGCCATTTTCTGTTTGGCCCGCTGCTTGCCATGAGTTAGTCGTAGCAGATTTTTTGCCGTTGTCATCTACTTTTGGCGTGCTGCGGGGCGCTACCGGGGTCGGACGCATTTCGGGGATGTTTTTGCCGTCTGCCCTGGCCACCGCTTCGGCCCGCTCGCGGGCGCGATCTTCCGCCGCCTCGGCGCGTGAATCGCCCAGGGCCGCCTCGGCCTTGTTTCTGGCCTTTACTTCGGCCCGCAGCGCTTCTTCGGTGCTCAGGGGGTCGGGCCTTGGCTTGCCCTTGGGGGTGCCGTTCCAGAATGTGAGCTGCACATCGATGGGGGCACCGTAGGGGGGCGTGCCAAACGAGCCTATCTGGCGCACAGCGCCGCACACCGAGTTGTCAAAGGCTTCAAGGCCAGAAGGCTTAATGGCCTTGCAGTCCTTAACCTGTCCCTGGCTGTCGACGCTGACCTTGAGGCTGACCTTGAAGTCGCTTTTTAACGCCGGGGGCGGAGCCCAGATTTCTGTAATCTTGTCCAGCATGTTGCCTGCATAGCTGCTTTGATCCGCGCTGGCAGCGGAAGCGGCAAATGCCCCGCCCGCCGCAGCGCAGTAAAGCGCTGCGGCGGCGAGGCAAAAAATAATGCAAGAGCTGCTGAGGTTCGTGCGCGGTTTGGAAGGCATACATCCTCCTGAATGCGCGCGTTTACCGGATGCGCGTGTCTGTCCTGGCCGCTTTGCGGCCCCGATTGCTACTAAACCGTGCCTGACGCCTGCCGTGCCCGCCTGACAGATGACCCTTGCAATCCCGCGAAGGTCACCAGCTGGTGCGGTCAGTTGTCCGTCTGCCCGCTTGTGCCTCAGGTTTGCTAACCACTTGCTTGCATCAACCATCGATGCAATGCGGGACCAGCCGCGCACCTCAATTTCGGCCGCGCAACTGCTGCAGCATGCCGCCTATCGGCCCATCAATTCGTCCAGCGTAAACACAAGGTCAAGGTCGCCGTAATCCGCTGATGGCGGGGGCGGGAACTGCCCGCTCTGGCTGGTGCGGATGATGGCGTTTACGGCAGAGGCGTCAAACTGCGAGTTGCCCGAGCCGTGCGTTACCGACGTCTGCAATACCTTGCCCTGCGAATCAACCTTGACGTTGATTATGCAGCGCAGGTTTACGCGCCCCGCTGAGGCGAAGCCCCAGTTGGGCCGCACGGCCAGCATAACCTGACCCATGTATACATCGCCCAGGCCGCCGCCGCCAGGGCCGTTGCC is from Desulfovibrio desulfuricans and encodes:
- a CDS encoding amidohydrolase family protein translates to MYIDIHTHAFHPKIAHKAVDHLNNFYSLTCTGDGTIAHLLERERKAGLDKCVVLCAATAPAQVIPANNYAISLQREHPDQVIAFGTVHPGYEKWEAELERIKAAGIRGIKLHPDFQSFRLDDPRLLPIFEAAQKDFVFEIHIGDQTLPDKNPSCPYKLAAIMRQFPGIRVIAAHFGGYHMWAHALTALSGGRFENLWFDTSSTTPFATPVLAKKLFNSFPREHILFGTDWPLYDPAEELQRLQKLGRLSDGEMQDIMSNASALLAETHPQVKSHPDH
- a CDS encoding TonB family protein, whose product is MPSKPRTNLSSSCIIFCLAAAALYCAAAGGAFAASAASADQSSYAGNMLDKITEIWAPPPALKSDFKVSLKVSVDSQGQVKDCKAIKPSGLEAFDNSVCGAVRQIGSFGTPPYGAPIDVQLTFWNGTPKGKPRPDPLSTEEALRAEVKARNKAEAALGDSRAEAAEDRARERAEAVARADGKNIPEMRPTPVAPRSTPKVDDNGKKSATTNSWQAAGQTENGPATQLIGKSKPSAADGKAGAKPAGPSAQGATAAQPQAAVRPQQADTLPSYGEPVEPQPQKISPPPPRTSPMPAPKAEAASAPQGKVAAPGASTKATDRNKYRREVARLLRDGMIIPAETAPGRYESVVRLTISPQGDITDFKVVTPTGDKLLDKYVQRGIRRAGSVPPPPADLGGTLDITLILVRH
- a CDS encoding NAD(P)-dependent malic enzyme; protein product: MSRIKNLREEALAMHKEYQGKIEVRVKAPVRDNDDLTLAYSPGVAEPCMEIHKDPAMLDVYTNHSNFVCVVSNGTAVLGLGNIGAAAAMPVMEGKSLLFKTFGDVDAFPICVDTRDTGKIVELVELMAPTFGGVNLEDIKAPECFIIEDTLKKNGVFKGPIFHDDQHGTAVVTLAGLINALKIVGKKLEDVTVVTSGAGAAGIAIIKLLMAVGLKNVIMCDTKGAIWEGRPEGMNPYKDEIAKHTNPGRVKGGLAEAIKGADVFIGVSAPNSLNEDMIRSMAKDPIVFAQANPIPEIWPLQRAFDGGAKVVATGRSDCPNQINNVLAFPGIFRGAIDVRATDINDTMKIAAAKALAELVKPEELSPSMIIPSTLNPDVAPLVAAATAKAAMDSGIARVHLEPSQVAENLRKRLAKRQG
- a CDS encoding D-2-hydroxyacid dehydrogenase produces the protein MKIAILDGAVLNPGDVDWSPITSLGDVSIYDATPTEAIADRTRDADVVLVNKTPLNGPNLEHLDSTVRMVGVLATGYNIVDIDTLATRNIPVCNVVAYGVSDVAQHAMALLLELCRHTSMHSESVKNGDWLKCKSWCYWKIPPLCLEGLTMGLIGFGSIGRRMGELAHAFGMSVLAYCRTPKDPPSYSPFAFATLEHLLCASDVVSLHCPLTKETRNIINAKSLSAMRKGAILLNTSRGPLVDEAAAAEALKSGHLGGLGTDVLAQEPPQDDNPLFTAPNTLITPHIAWATTRARQNIIDLMAENIRRWQAGTPVNVVNGVK
- a CDS encoding FCD domain-containing protein; the protein is MSTENSKNSDAEAQGGRRRSIQRPRVHTEVLSCLLDDIQNGVYPVGQKLPSERELMDEFGVGRPAVREALSGLARMGLIEVSPGMRARVCRLTLKPLLREMRATLEIYSSSPDGWRQLHDLRLFFETAVVRRMALEATDEQLAHIDELLQNQRRLLDATEIRAFAEADIDFHRYLVECMGNNFLGLLAEGFAGWLITPLYASLQVRKQSERSYRAHVGVYEALKKRDPDLAEKAMRVHLDEMRGIYQVDVMVTDNALQHGEARQQDDAKQ
- the pal gene encoding peptidoglycan-associated lipoprotein Pal, coding for MKRYALILALVMALAAGFGCAKKTTSEPGYDDGLTPEMRAAIQQITDARVYFAFDKFDIKPEYKEMLKTKADLLKKYSSIRVRIEGNCDERGTQEYNLALGERRARASYEYMVTLGVNPSQLEMISYGKENPAVQGNSEASWSKNRRDDFRVIAH
- a CDS encoding sigma-54-dependent transcriptional regulator, with amino-acid sequence MSEKAHLLVVDDEKNYLLVLQTLLEDEGYVVTAISDPETALAFLDESEVDVIVTDMKMPKVTGREVLERVKKNWPYIPVLIMTAFGSIESAVKVMKYGAFDYITKPFSNDELLLSIHNAVELSRAHRQYRLLQEVMEDRYGVHKIVGRSKAIRDVLLMVQRAAPSRSTVLITGESGTGKELVARAIHYTSPRKDKPFVSVNCMALNPGVLESELFGHEKGSFTGAVAMRRGRFEQADGGTLFLDEIAELTPDLQVKLLRVLQERRFERVGGGEEIEVDIRVVAATNKDLAALVEKGVFRDDLYYRLNVVQVPLPPLRERREDIPLLVAHFVEKVCTDNSMPPKTFSTEALNYLTGYEWPGNIRQLENVVESCLVLVPSTVIDVDNLPAEIRDEESQFKSAVDLLPVQLDLADTLEKIEAALIRRALVRAELVQVKAAEYLGISKSLLQYKLKKYGITGH
- a CDS encoding PD40 domain-containing protein — its product is MKKQLLLLTLGFWLALGSGAQAAMRVDIYGPGQNIVNLALAAPLKGPQAEASGMGADLQKIVQQNLSFLPFMRLTDPRAVLGGVVLAGCEPPSLDFKRFQLAGSDIVVTTNWPEGDSGTRPVQIRAFETNSGGRLFGKEYPKVTAHDLPEVADRFCADLLEALTGNGSFFRSTLAFVKKTGKMSANVWLVKPTGRDLRQITNMPGESMSPAWSPDGRFVVFTHIDEKSHALGVWDRTSGKVQRIRFPGNVVIGPAFMPDNKVAVALSNGKYPVIFQLNHVFQKERVLEQGDSINVSPTFDSTGTKMAFTSSRMGGPQIFLKDLSSGSVTRVSKNGTYNTEANLSPDGTLVVFSRMTDYGHRIFVQDMLTGMERQITFGPGSDEQPAFCADSYFIAFSSTRSGHSIFLTTRHGGDAKMVPTGGGAAYFPRWGMPGQQK